Genomic segment of Dermochelys coriacea isolate rDerCor1 chromosome 16, rDerCor1.pri.v4, whole genome shotgun sequence:
CCTCACTCCTGAGTGTGACAATACCTCAGTAAGCTCCCCTTTGTCTATTAGAATATAAGGGAAAAAACTTGATGCACACCAGCTTTCTGTAAAACCTGTTTTCCTCCACATTGATCCCAGGATTGCAAGCGTGTCACAGCCACTCCAATCATGGTTGGGTCATGGCCTTCGGCCATTCCAAACACTTTTTCCATAAAGACGGGATATGTTCACAGATCTGCTGCGGGCTGTCTACACTAGCCAGATTCCAAAAATTTCACAAATCCTACCAAAAGTAAAGCAAGAAACAttcaacagaaaggaaaaaacttCAGTGGCATAATTTCAAGTCAATAACGAGGAAAAGATACCAAAAGACTTTTACCCGAATGGCATAAttaaagtgtttcagagtagcagccgtgttagtctgtattcgcaaaagaaaaggagtacttgtggcaccttagagactaacaaatttatttgagcataagctttcgtgagctacaattacgatgcatccgatgaagtgagctgtagctcacgaaagcttatgctctaataaatttgttagtctctaaggtgccacaagtactccttttctttttataattaaagtGTGTTGAAGATAAAAGTGTTCAGCTGTAAAAAAGTGATATCACTGTGGAAAGGACACCGCTAGATAAAGCCCgtacttttaaaacaaatgtgtatAGCGCAAGCAGAGGCAGTGCAAGCTACTCCTACATGCTTAATGAACATCTAGACAAGGATAAGAGATTTTaagtggtgttgttttttttaaccctcttaTCCCAGCCTAGACATGCCCCAACAATATACTTCAACTTTGCTCTAGAAGTAAGAGTTCATTTTCCATCACGCACTTAATCCATCACCTCTCTGCTGAAGCTGTAAAAGCACAATGCTTCCTTGCGTGTGTGAAATAGACGTCTACTAATAAATGGACTGACCCCAAGCACCACCAAGTTCCACATAAAAGTTACACACTTATAGGTGGTTGGATCCTGAATTTCAGATCAAAGTTGCAATTGCTTAATATTCAAGCAGCATGTAGTTCATTCATATTCTCCACTCTTTTCCTGACCACTACCCATTTAAAAAGACTGGTACCTCCTTTAAAAGGCACAGTCAGgttaaaagtaatatttaaaaaaataatttccttaaaAGTCACTAGCACCTtagatattaaaattatttatgatGTTTCCTTCCATTTCAATCaccttggacaatgaaaataggaCTAGTCAGTCTCATTTTCTgattctcaaagaaaaaaatcacaaaaatgttTCACTCTCAATAAGTTCAGGAGAACATTTCTGTTAAAAAGTATATCccaactttaagagaaacaaaatgctttctaccagaagattttttaaaagacctTCTTTTACTGCAAGTAACATTTCAGATTACTATAACTGAAATATTAGAGAAAACGTAGGGATAggatgtttggggtttttttggggggggggttgactGTACACTAAAGTTTTGTAAGATGCAGAGTTTCTCCCACTTGTGCAGGAGTTTCATACAGCAATAGAGGggaaaaacatacatttttaaaaaacagtaaaatataATCGCTAGTTTTGTGGTTTTTCAGACATCTCTGGACAGTGGAGTACCTCAAACTTCTttgaatttacatttttttaaactgactaggTTTCAAGTTGTTGATCTTTTTTAATATCTTGTTTAGCAAGACAACAGTAATGCTTCAACTGTGTGCCTACTATACCTGACAGTATTCCTGTAACTTTTATCTTTTCCTAGTGCCCTTATGTAAAGAAGGCAATCATGTTTTAGACCATTCATAAACATTTCAGGTACATATACATTTATACCATTCTTACTATcaaaaatacacatttcctctCAGGACAAAAAGCTCAAAGCCCTTAGTTTAACAGTTCATTAGAGGTGGACAACATTACCCAATACTGGAAACAATCAATACATAACATCACCTGGCAAATAGAAGCCTGAGAAAGGATCAGAATCTGCCCCAATGATTATATTGGAAATTTTATCAATGATTCCTTGCTGGGCAAGATATTGACGTCCATGCTTAGTGTATGCCAATGAGGTCACCATCTCTATACTGGTAGCTCTATAGAAGATAAAGAATAAATGCTCACCTGGCCTATTTCATATCCTTTTTAAAGTAACCTAAATATCTAGATAATCTCAAATGATtgataaagaaaataatattttgtaatatttcacAGTTGTCATTTTAAAGATAACATGCTcctaatatttatattgcaatagtacccaaaaaaattttttttaaattttcttccaactaaatttttaaaaataattgaccTGATTTGTGGGGGGTGAGGACCTGCATGCATCTCTGATTAAATGATCAAACTAAGGTAATCAAAGCGAGACCCCAATCCTGAATCAGAATCAACTTTACTTTCAAATTTAGTTAAATCAATTTTTTGTCACTGTTTAATTCTCTCCAGTATAGCCTCTTGTGTTTCTTTGGCTAGCAgtacaaaaatcaaacaaatttgAACAGAGTTAtgatttcctcttcccccttcccaatTAGAATACAGTTGTAATCCAatgccttttaaatatttttttttatggatCCTTGTCTGGAAAACAAATTTAAGTACAATCTGCTTTTGAAAACAATCTCTGTCAACATACCTGACCAGCACATCATCTCCAGTCAGTTCTTCAATTAGCTCAGATATTAGTCCACTGTTTGCACAGTAATTCAAAGAATCTGCAGACACCGAAGAAATCTCAACAATTAACTAAAAAGTAAACACAGGAAGGGCAGGTATATAAAAGCATTTGTGTAAGACTTTGAGTGCTTGCATACCGCATTATGATTATAAAGTTATACAAACCTATACGTTACATATTTCAAACAGAATTTTTGCCTGAAAACATTACTAATTAACTCCCATTTTGCTTTAAAAGCTTATTTCACTGATAAATAAGTTTTTAGATTGCAGTATGGTTTTGATTTCTTCTTGCATCCTGCtttgtttccctttgctctgcTAAAATGCCAGCCTCTCCACTCCTCTCTCTTCTCACACGTTTTAAGCTTTGTGACTGCTCCTTTGCCACCCACATACCTGAAGTTATACACCTAATGTAtctagtagggctgtcgattaatcgcagttaactcacacgattaactcaaaaaattgtgAACACATTGTTAAAacgatagaataccaattgaaattaattttgcatgtttttctacattttcaaatatattgatttctattacaacaccaaatactaagtgtacagtgctcactttatattatttttattgcaaatatttgcactgtaaaaatagtatttttcagttcacctcgtacaagtactgtagtgcaatctctctattgtgaaagtaacttacaaatgtagattgttacataactgcactcaaaaacaaaacgatGTAAACTTTAGGGCCTACAggtccactgagtcctacttcttgttcagccaattgctaagacaagcaagtctgtttacatttacgggagatactgctgaccgcttatttacatcacctgaaggtgagaacaggcgtttgcatggaacttctgtagccagcattgtaaggtatttacgtgccagatatgttaaagattcaaatgccccttcatgcttcggccactattccagaggacatgcttccatgctgattatgcttgttaaaaaaaaaataataatgcattcattaaatttgtgactgaactccttggagggagaactgtatgtctcccattccgttttactcacattctgccgtacatttcatgttatagcaatcttggatgatgacccagcacatgttcattttaagaacactttcacagcagattggTACTTTTGCGTTTTGTCAACAGGAGATTTCTAAGGATatatacagcactcgacccaatgtttaagaatctgaagtgccttccaaaatctgaagcaTTTTCTACACCTCGTTcctctcagaagtcttaaaagagcaacactccggtgcggaaactacagaaccagaaccaccCAATCTTCTGCTGGAGGCATAtgactcagacgatgaaaatgaacttgcgtcggtccactctgctttgaactgatattgagcagaacccatcatcagcactGACAcctcttctggaatggtggttgaagcatgaagggacatatgaatctttagcacatctggcacataaatatcttgtgacgccagttacaatagtgccatgcaaccacctgttctcactttcacgtgacattgtaaacaagatgtgggcagcattatctcccgcaaattgtaaccaaactcgtttgtctgagcgattggctgaagtaggactgagtggagttgtaggttctaaaattttacattgttttatttttgaatgcagttattttttgtatataattctacatttgtaagttcagctttcatgataaagagattgcacaacagtacttgcattaggtgaattgaaaaatactattttgtttttctacagcgcaaatatttgtaatcaaaaatataaagtgagcactgtacactttgtatggtgttgtaattgaagtcaatatatttgaaaatgtagaaaacatccaaaatatttaaataaatggtactctcttgttgtttaacagtgtgattaatgtTTTTAGTCACTTGACAACCCTAGTGTCTAGCTCTCACCATCTTAAAAACATGCCTGCCTGcatgcccccgcccccaccctctcaGAACTCATTTCCACCAGGGCTTCAAATGTTAACCCATGGCAGTGACTTATCAGCACTccccatattatttatttatttatttgaaagagaTGCACTTGTCTTTTTTATTTGATTAGTAATATCTATAGATGTCCATCCTAGGCTCTGGGCCCCCATCCaccataatttaaaaacaaaatataatagaGAACAGCCCATAAATATCCTCCAGACCTTCAGCTCACCCCATTTCAAAAGcctttgagggtttttttgttttgtttttttgtttggggaaggtggggagagaagaaaactGGATTCATAATTTCATAAAGAATGATGGTGtgctcctttcccaccccaccaCATCTTTCTTCCCTCCAGAAATGTACGAAGTTAGCAAGTCAGTTAAAAATGACAGATATGTTCCCTCTCACAAACACCCCATTCTGAATTACAATGCACTAGAGTCATGGTGCCCTGTAACTTAAACACCAAGAACTACATTGCTCTTACCTCATATACTCTGTATCGCACAACATCACTTGTTGCCATGACATTTTTCAAGTCAACCAAAAAATTGCTTGCAAATAAAGCCTCCAGCCCATCTTGAGTCTGTGCTATTCTCGACAGTGATTTGATAGCCTACAAATAAAGGCAGTGGTTTGTGGTAaaacacacacgcgcgcgcacatGCACACATGCGCTCACACAGTGTAGCGAAACCATTGTAGAATGAAAAAGCAAGATCAGAAGAGTCAGTTGAATTGTTCTTTTCCAGTAGGCTAAATAATACATAAGACATCTAGAACTATGCTTTATCAATGAAAGAAGACTGAAAattattgcaggtttcagagtagcagccgtgttagtctgtattcgcaaaaagaaaaggagtacttgtggcaccttagagactaacaaatttattagagcatactctctgctgagactggcaAGAGTGCTAGTTATGCTGATTTCTGGGATATGAACAAATCCTTTAGGAGATTTAGGAGAAATCCCATCCGCAGACAAGAGACCCCATCAATTCACTTCACAGACGAGAGTTACCAGATGGCAACAACAAGGGTGTGTTAGAAGATTTTACCTAGAGTGATTTCAGAGCCTAAGACACTTAGatacttttggaaattttaccccAAGGCTGATCCCAGTTATCCAAGCCCCCACTTCTCTATTATCCAAGAATAATCAAGGCTGCTAATTCAGACACTGTAGATAAAACATAAGATGCTTTGAACCTTTCAATTAGggtgaaaagaaaaaagctttaatTGTTTGCAACACTTACCTCTTTAGCTACAGCTATTTTCTCTCCTCCAATGCAATAAATGATTTGCCTTAGTAATTCAGGATTATTGAGAATTTCTCTTACAGCATCTGAATTTTCAACTATTCTTCCAACCTAAAAATTCAGTTGAACATATAGTATTAGTCTGTTTCCACCAGATGCAAAACAtcaacatgaaaaatttcagcaagtCTATGTAGGATTTCTAACTAGAATCTATATACAAGTAGCAATATGGTGCTTTTGTCCTACTTTGGTACTGGGAGGTAAAGAATTAAACtgtaatataaaaaaagtgttaacAGATTAAAACTAGCCAAGAATGGTCAAAGATCTACCCTACTATTTACTATTTGAATATAGGAGTTACAGTCGATACCTGGACTATGGTAAGAAGTTTAACTGAATCATCAGGATGAAAGAGTCCTTTCTGAAGTTCTTCTCTGAAGTTTTGAATTACATACAATGGATCCACTGCCTGAAGAAACCGCTCCAAGATAGAAACACATAAAGCAACCTGTTCTCTGtttgaaagggaaggaaaaacacCCTTGAGCTCAGTGGTCCCCAAAACATTTCAGAGTCACATCCCCTCTTACCCCATCCACATGTGCGtgcgcatgcgcgcacacacgcgcacacacacacacacccccgggaGCAGGACTgcagctctgggggggagggaggatgacatggatggggtaagggggctaaggctggggccacagctgggagtAGAGCTGtagctggggccctgggcacgGGACCAGCAGAGAGGGCCccaggcacagggctgggagtcagggccaGCAGTCAAAGGGCactccccatgggggctggcccaggcctcaGCCATGCCCCCTTAGGGGGGCacatcccacagtttggggacctcagCATTAGGTAAAGAATTACCCATCCACAGAATTTAATAATTTAAGGCAAAGAGCAACAATTCTGAAGCTATTTGCCACCAACTAAGCTTTGTCACCATTCTAAATTTTACTACTACAGGCCTATGCACTTGCAAAACAACTTTGTACTGCTCTGATTCTACTTCCTGGCAGCGATAACTGTCATAGTTTATATTCAGTAAATAAACAGCACCTTCCATGAGCTTTACAAATAAccacccaaaaaaaacccaaatccccACCTCCTTATGGAGTAtcgtccccattttacagatggagaaaccacGGCAGAGAGAAGAGATTTGCCACAGGCCAAACAACGACTCAGGGACAGAGCCATGACCAGAGGAAGCCCCAGGATCCCAGGGCTGTGGCACTGCCGGGCTCTGCACGCATGACCCGATCCCACAGTGACACCCAGCACCTCAGGCTGCACGACAGCGAGGAGCAGAGCACCCCCCCCACGGCAACAGCATGTGGCACAGCAGCCTAGTGCCTACCTCgcattgccccccccccgcatcacAGCGCTTCGCCATGacacccgcccccccaccccacagcactttGCCATGACACccgccctcccaccccacagcaccgccccgcccccacccacccaccccacagcgCTTCGCCATGACACccgccctcccaccccacagtgccgccccgcccccacccaccccacagcactTCACCGTgacacccgccccccccaccccacagcgccaccccgcccccacccacccaccccacagcactTCATCATGacacccgcccccccaccccacagcactcccccgcctccccaccccacagtgcTTCGCCATGACACCCGCACCCATCCACCCCACAGCACTTCACCGTGacacccgcccccccaccccacagcgccaccccgcccccacccacccaccccacagcactTCATCATGacacccgcccccccaccccacagcactcccccgcctccccaccccacagtgcTTCGCCATGACACCCGCACCCATCCACCCCACAGCACTTCGCCATGacacccgccccccaccccacagcacctccccgccccccccacagcaCTTCGCCATGacacctgcccccccaccccacagcgctgccccgcccccatccaccccacagCGCTTCGCCATGACACCTGCACCCATCCACCCCACAGCGCTTCGCCATgacacccaccccccaccccacagcacctccccgcccccccacagcgccgccccacccccccacagcgCTTCGCCATGacacccgccccccaccccacagcgccgccccgccccccccacagcgCTTCGCCATGacacccgccccccaccccacagcgccgccccacccccccacagcgCTTCGCCATGAcacccgccccccgccccacagcgccgccccgcccccccacagcgCTTCGCCATGAcacccgccccccgccccacagcgccGCCCCGCCCCACaacacctccccgccccccccacagcacctccccgcccccccacagcaCTTCGCCATGacacccgccccccaccccacagcgccgccccgcccccccacagcgCTTCGCCATGacacccgccccccaccccacagcgccGCCCCGCCCacaaacacctccccccccccccccacagcgccgccccacccccccacagcacTTCGCCATGacacccgccccccaccccacagcgctTCGCCATGacacccgccccccaccccacagcgccgccccgcccccaccccacagcgcCCCAGGTCCAGGGAGGCCGCCTGAGGTGCCCGCCGTACCTCAGCGATGCCGCATCGCCCACCCCGAACGCCAGGCCCCTCCTCCGGGTGGCCCCAGCGCCCaggcctcccccgccccccccgaacCTGTCGTTCACGTTGAGCAGAGCGAAGAGGCCTCCGAGGCGGATGTCGGGCGCCCGCTCCCTCAGGGCGCTCAGCGGCAGGGCCTGCACCGCCACCCGCAGGGCCCGCAGCTCCTCCAGCGGCTCCTCCAGCCGGGAGACCCGAGCTAGGAGCTCCAGCGCCTCCGCCGCCATCTTGGGACCCAGCCGAGGGAGGGCGGGACTCGTAGTATCGCGAGAACTCCCCTAGCAACCACGCCGGGCGTAACTAAGAGGCTCCTCTCGCGTCCGGCGCATTGCGAACAAAATGGCGGGCCCCCGCCCCTCGCTGATTGGCTGCTGTCAGGCGAAGGGCGGGACTAGTCTGGCAAGTCCGCCCCGGGGCCGCCTGGCCAGGCCCGAGGCGAAGCGCTCCGCCGGGGGCAGGGTGGCTAGGCCCGGCCGTGCGGACGAAGACGTCTCGCAGCCAGCCCCAGTCACGGGGGGGGTCTTAGTGACGTCACGCCGTGACGCCACGCCTCCCCGAAGTGGCTGCCgcgagccgccccccccccccccccggaggggCCCAAACACAGGGTGCCAGACCCCAGGCAGCGGCCGGGGGCCCCCGCCCTCCTGGCAGCCGCTGCAGGGAGGTCACACGCCAGCCCGCCGTGGCGTCTCGGGCGGCTTAGCcgtaccccccacccccgtgcttTTAATTCTCCAAAATAAAAGTCCGGTTCTtggccccccccaaccccattgcTCTGGCATTACCTCCGTCAAACACAACGTAAACCAGCCAATGAGGTCGCTGggagcagccccccgccccccctcgcccccccagtTACTCAGCTCCTTCCCCAAAGCCTCCCTCAGGCAACCGGAAAAGTTGTGGGGCTGCGTCCCCCTGTCCTCAGCTGGCCCCGGAAAGGGGAGCTCTCCGCTACTACCGGAGCATCTCGCTTAAGACAGATCCCCGCTGGCTGCCCTTGGTTTCAACTTACTCCTTTCCTTACGCTTTGCACAGGGGGGTTAAATAAATAAGTGCTGATCCATGTAAAAGGAAGCTAATATTCATCCACTGCTGAGATAACCAGATGATAAAGAAGCAGGCTTCTGGGCAGGAAAACTCTACGGAGGGGGGTGGCGGGAGAGAAGGGAATTCTCCTTCCGGCCTATGGAGCATCAATGCAGCTGCTCCGCGCTCTGCTTGCCCACGATTTGGGGGGCTTGCGTAGTAGAGTTACCCCGTTGTAGACCCATTGGCCTAGCTCGTCCTAGGCAGCATGGCAAAGTGATGGGCAGGGGTACAGACTTTCCTTATTCAGGCTCTCCACACTCCCTTACCACATCTGTGCCCTGTAAGTCTGACGGTACTGTTTGctgaaggacaggtttcagagtagcagccgtgttagtctctattcgcaaaaagaaaaggaggacttgtggcaccttagagactaacacatttattagagcatacgctttcgtgagctacagctcacttcatccgatgaagtgagctgtagctcacgaaagcttatgcgctaataaatgtgttagtttctaaggtgccacaagtcctccttttctttttactgtttgctGAGGATGGTCTGTGCCTGCAGGGGAGATCAGCGTAAGAGGAAAATGTGTTGTCCTTCAATCTACGAGGAATAGGCCAGGCAAATGAAGCTTAGCAGATACCTGAATGTTTCCATTTTGTAAAGGGTTTTGAATGATCTATGATATTAAATATCTCTAAAAGTTCACTAACAATAGCAGAGTAATCTGGCCCTCATCCTTGGCCCTGGAATGAGATAGTTAGCCCTACAGTACTATAATTGTAGAAAGTTTTGGTCTCAAGCTAGACTTAGACCGCTGTGCTAAGAAGTTTGCAATGATCTGCTGATTAATACATTTTCTAGTAGCTTGAGAGACCTGACAGTAACATAATGCCGGGAGAGTTTGAGATAGTGTGACTGTCTCTATTCATGTACAGCTGAattcttaaagggacattgtcaaaaaGTTTTAGGCCTGAAATgcctaatattacttttcactTTTATAGCACCTGCTATCTGAGGatgtcaaaatgctttaaaatgttcaTGAATTAAGCCCCAGAACActgcattgtacagatggagaaaacaTACGCATATGTTAAGAGACTTGTCCAACGTCACCCAGcaattcagtggcagagctgggagaacTCAGAGCTTAATTCCTGTCCTTTAGCCACAATTACATGCTTCTTCCAATCAGCTTtgtgtttaagaaaaaaagttttacagAGCCAACTATTAttagaaaggtttttaaaaaaaatcaaattcaattactttttaaattattttttttaaatgtaaaacaatcCCTTGCAGTGTGAAATCCGAAAAATTTTCTGATGCTTGTGCATGGGAAGGAGAAAGTGAAGCTGGCTAGAGAGAAACGTGGAACAATTCAGGCTAGATGTATTGTCCCAACTGACTGAAAGGTTGCAGATACACAGTGTGTGAGATTGTTAACGTGAAATAACTTTTAAAACCTCCAGGGTTGTTAACACATAAAGATGTCATTAAAAGCTAGGGAGACTTTCTTTCTAAATGCTTCTTAGTTTTGTGCACTTTGAGcgcatttttttcttcatattcaAATATCTTATTCTGGGAGGCGGGAGCTAAAAAACACCCTAGTTTTACTCACAttcagatatcacagtgatgggCACAATAGGCTTTGGCTAAGTCCAGTGAACGTCACCGTGTCAAGTTCCCCATCTTTTAAACGGAATAGTAATAATACTTACCTTCATTACAAGAGCGTTTGGAGGATTAATTAACTATCCAACCCCAGATTGATTTACTCTCGTGAGTAGTGTCAAGGAAGCGTGACTCACA
This window contains:
- the PSMD5 gene encoding LOW QUALITY PROTEIN: 26S proteasome non-ATPase regulatory subunit 5 (The sequence of the model RefSeq protein was modified relative to this genomic sequence to represent the inferred CDS: inserted 5 bases in 3 codons), with product MAAEALELLARVSRLEEPLEELRALRVAVQALPLSALRERAPDIRLGGLFALLNVNDREQVALCVSILERFLQAVDPLYVIQNFREELQKGLFHPDDSVKLLTIVQVGRIVENSDAVREILNNPELLRQIIYCIGGEKIAVAKEAIKSLSRIAQTQDGLEALFASNFLVDLKNVMATSDVVRYRVYELIVEISSVSADSLNYCANSGLISELIEELTGDDVLVRATSIEMVTSLAYTKHGRQYLAQQGIIDKISNIIIGADSDPFSGFYLPGFVKFLXNLASVDSPQQICEXYPVFMEKVFGMAEGHDPTMIGVAVTRLQSWDQCGGKQVLQKAGSRFEHLLNRIGHQAKNPPAELRLRCLDAISSLLYLPPDQQTEDLLGMTESWFAAISSQPLELFRSISTQPFPDLHCGALRVFTAIANQPVGTETDADSPGCVEYIVDRSVEPDKASKYANMNWLXALVNSKTIAEIFGNQYYLRLRAYLHEGPYYVKAVSTTAVKVAE